The following are encoded together in the Bacillus sp. V2I10 genome:
- a CDS encoding agmatinase family protein: MFSWDRSEAIAEPKVNEWIMTLDPAKSEKMDWDHYDAAILGVPLSRSSISASAASENPDALRRAWKYFTTYNLDYDEDLSVLNIVDLGDVRQHVTNIEKCHNYIKEAMISMRTHHPEVLPVVMGGDHSITAMLVKGWKAVHHDERIGILQLDTHFDLRDLSDNGPSNGTPIRNLIESGVIKGKDVYNIGLHGFFNALSLKTYADEVGVNYTTMRNARKKGIEKTVMQALDQLSEKVDTIYLTVDMDVLDSSCGPGVPASTPGGMRNDELFEAVYLAGKCPKVKAMDMVCLDPYKDRGEATLKTAVHTMLSFLTGFKQRIGHQ; this comes from the coding sequence ATGTTTTCATGGGATAGAAGTGAAGCTATAGCGGAACCGAAAGTCAATGAATGGATCATGACGCTTGACCCAGCCAAATCGGAAAAAATGGACTGGGACCATTATGACGCTGCTATTCTTGGCGTTCCACTCTCGCGTTCATCAATCTCTGCTTCGGCTGCCAGTGAAAACCCGGATGCATTAAGAAGGGCGTGGAAATATTTTACAACGTACAACCTTGATTACGATGAAGATCTTTCCGTCCTTAACATCGTTGATCTTGGGGATGTACGCCAACATGTAACGAATATTGAAAAATGCCACAACTATATAAAAGAAGCAATGATCAGTATGAGAACCCATCACCCGGAAGTGCTTCCTGTGGTGATGGGGGGGGATCATTCAATTACTGCTATGCTCGTCAAAGGGTGGAAGGCAGTCCACCATGATGAGCGAATCGGTATTTTACAATTAGACACTCATTTTGACCTGAGGGACTTAAGTGATAACGGTCCAAGCAATGGAACTCCGATCCGTAACTTGATTGAAAGCGGTGTGATCAAGGGGAAGGATGTTTATAATATCGGGCTGCACGGATTCTTTAATGCCCTTTCATTAAAAACATACGCTGATGAAGTCGGTGTTAACTATACAACGATGAGAAATGCCCGCAAAAAAGGGATCGAAAAAACGGTCATGCAAGCTTTAGATCAATTAAGCGAAAAAGTGGATACAATCTACTTGACCGTTGATATGGACGTTCTCGATTCGAGCTGCGGACCTGGCGTTCCAGCTTCTACACCGGGCGGCATGCGGAATGATGAACTTTTCGAAGCCGTCTATCTTGCTGGCAAATGCCCGAAAGTGAAAGCAATGGACATGGTATGCCTTGATCCATACAAAGATAGAGGGGAAGCAACGTTAAAAACAGCGGTCCATACAATGCTCTCCTTTTTAACTGGTTTTAAGCAAAGAATAGGTCATCAATAG
- a CDS encoding helix-turn-helix domain-containing protein, with amino-acid sequence MVKLLIADRDQNERAGIGWLVSSYSIPYDQILMAGSLAEVFNQIKSEVPEVVCIELDMIPKEEWDSFKELTKRYIKKVIVMTAEATFERALQGIELHAYDLWVKPQSPVHIKRVLTKCCKEVQAVEKLEPPAQIEVHSVSYRSLFVHQETLGANFRLMLIQLEDPMKQPMLLSFLQDYPFKNPPVLLPLSDMIVTVFSFDNQEPLKELIHIGNRIITDWEEKFSEPVSLVLYDTNDPLLSLNEKYLHAKQALEIRFFKGYRQLSVIEDKVNWVMIDPFLTPSEQREWIDMLNGGDREKIKQWMYKEFLNKEAPYPEPGLLRTRLTSLLAQVRRFMKSFYLDEGILERRYHQVFETILYNPILYRIVQELLLFLYEVLDRAKKHQENARADVIEQAIQYIEEHFPNPQLRLEDVANHVDRSPAYFSSLLTKKQGSSFRQILTKTRIKEAQRLLLDTNLSVQDVADKTGFINPNYFSKIFKEKTGKTPRSFRIRKKV; translated from the coding sequence ATGGTTAAATTGTTAATCGCTGATCGTGACCAAAATGAACGGGCAGGGATTGGCTGGCTGGTTTCTTCGTATTCGATTCCATATGATCAAATTTTAATGGCAGGCTCATTAGCAGAAGTGTTTAACCAAATAAAGTCTGAAGTTCCAGAGGTTGTTTGCATAGAACTTGATATGATTCCAAAAGAAGAATGGGACAGTTTTAAAGAGCTTACGAAACGTTACATAAAAAAGGTCATCGTCATGACAGCCGAAGCTACATTTGAACGGGCACTTCAAGGCATTGAACTGCATGCATATGATCTTTGGGTAAAGCCTCAGTCGCCTGTGCATATCAAACGAGTATTAACCAAATGCTGCAAGGAAGTTCAAGCTGTGGAAAAACTAGAACCACCTGCTCAAATTGAGGTTCATTCTGTATCTTACCGCTCTCTATTTGTGCATCAAGAAACATTAGGCGCAAATTTCAGATTAATGCTGATTCAGTTGGAAGACCCGATGAAACAGCCTATGCTGCTATCTTTTTTACAAGATTATCCGTTTAAAAACCCACCGGTTTTATTGCCGTTAAGTGACATGATTGTTACCGTTTTTTCATTTGATAACCAGGAGCCCCTTAAGGAATTAATACACATAGGCAACCGGATTATTACAGATTGGGAAGAGAAGTTTTCAGAGCCCGTGTCACTTGTTTTATATGATACAAACGATCCGCTGCTTTCGTTGAACGAAAAATATCTACATGCAAAGCAAGCGCTGGAAATCAGATTTTTCAAAGGATACAGACAGCTTTCGGTCATTGAAGATAAGGTGAACTGGGTGATGATCGATCCGTTTTTAACTCCGTCTGAACAACGTGAATGGATTGACATGTTAAACGGAGGTGACAGGGAAAAAATTAAGCAGTGGATGTATAAAGAATTTTTGAATAAGGAAGCTCCCTATCCCGAGCCAGGATTATTGCGAACCCGATTAACAAGCCTATTAGCACAAGTCCGCCGCTTCATGAAGTCCTTTTATCTTGACGAAGGGATACTTGAGAGACGTTACCACCAAGTATTTGAAACCATTTTATACAATCCGATTCTTTATCGGATCGTTCAGGAGCTATTGCTGTTCTTATATGAAGTTCTTGACCGGGCAAAAAAACATCAAGAAAATGCTCGTGCAGATGTGATTGAGCAGGCCATCCAGTACATTGAGGAACATTTTCCTAACCCACAGCTAAGACTAGAGGATGTTGCTAACCATGTGGATAGAAGTCCAGCGTATTTTAGCTCGCTCTTAACAAAAAAGCAAGGGAGCTCATTCCGGCAAATATTAACGAAAACAAGGATAAAAGAAGCCCAGCGCCTTTTGCTGGATACAAACCTTTCGGTTCAGGATGTAGCAGATAAAACGGGATTCATAAATCCAAACTACTTCAGCAAAATTTTTAAGGAGAAAACAGGTAAAACCCCTCGTTCGTTTAGAATTCGAAAAAAAGTATAG
- the hutU gene encoding urocanate hydratase, whose product MKVELTGKRLIENYTGTELHTKGWIQEAALRMLFNNLDADVAERPEDLVVYGGIGKAARNWESFDAIVATLKNLENDETMLVQSGKPVAVFKTHSDAPRVLIANSNLVPAWANWDHFHELDKKGLMMYGQMTAGSWIYIGSQGIVQGTYETFAECGRKHFNGTLEGTITLTAGLGGMGGAQPLAVSLNGGVSINIDVDRTRIKRRLDTKYLDVMTESLNDAINMALEAKREKKAISIGLLGNAAEVLNAMLERDFIPDVLTDQTSSHDPINGYIPIGMSLEEAAELRNRDPKAYEVKSKASIAEHVRAMLKMQEKGAITFDYGNNIRQVAKDEGVQNAFNFPGFVPEYIRPQFCEGKGPFRWAALSGDPEDIYKTDEVILREFSYNTHLCNWIKMARKRIEFQGLPARICWLGYGERARFGKIINDMVASGELKAPIVIGRDHLDSGSVASPNRETEAMKDGSDAVADWPILNALINSIGGASWVSVHHGGGVGMGYSLHAGMVIVADGTKEAEKRLERVLTTDPGMGVVRHADAGYDIAIQTAKEKGVYIPMLK is encoded by the coding sequence ATGAAAGTAGAGCTAACAGGTAAAAGATTGATTGAAAATTATACAGGTACTGAACTCCATACAAAGGGATGGATACAAGAAGCGGCATTACGCATGTTGTTCAACAACTTGGATGCAGATGTGGCAGAGCGTCCGGAAGACTTAGTTGTATATGGCGGTATCGGAAAAGCAGCCCGAAATTGGGAAAGCTTTGATGCGATTGTTGCTACATTGAAAAACTTGGAAAATGATGAAACGATGCTGGTGCAGTCTGGAAAACCAGTTGCTGTTTTCAAAACTCACTCAGATGCCCCAAGAGTGCTGATTGCCAATTCCAATCTTGTTCCTGCATGGGCTAACTGGGATCACTTTCACGAGCTTGATAAAAAAGGCTTAATGATGTATGGACAAATGACGGCAGGAAGCTGGATTTATATCGGCAGCCAAGGTATTGTCCAAGGAACCTATGAAACATTTGCTGAATGTGGACGCAAGCATTTCAATGGTACTCTTGAAGGAACGATTACCCTGACGGCTGGGCTTGGAGGTATGGGTGGCGCTCAGCCGCTTGCGGTTTCACTAAACGGCGGCGTCAGCATCAACATTGATGTTGATCGTACGCGTATAAAGCGGCGTTTGGATACAAAGTACCTTGATGTTATGACAGAAAGCTTAAATGATGCGATCAATATGGCACTAGAAGCAAAGCGTGAGAAAAAGGCAATTTCTATCGGTCTGCTTGGCAATGCAGCGGAAGTATTGAACGCAATGCTTGAAAGGGACTTTATTCCAGATGTTTTGACAGACCAAACATCTTCCCATGATCCGATTAACGGCTATATTCCAATTGGTATGAGCCTGGAAGAAGCTGCAGAGCTGCGCAATAGGGATCCTAAAGCATATGAAGTGAAATCTAAAGCAAGCATCGCTGAGCATGTACGTGCAATGTTAAAAATGCAAGAAAAGGGTGCCATTACGTTTGATTATGGTAACAATATCCGCCAAGTTGCAAAGGATGAAGGAGTTCAGAATGCCTTTAATTTCCCTGGGTTTGTACCAGAATACATTCGCCCTCAATTTTGTGAAGGGAAAGGGCCGTTCCGCTGGGCTGCGCTTTCCGGTGATCCTGAGGATATTTATAAAACAGATGAAGTTATTTTACGTGAATTCAGCTACAATACCCACCTTTGCAACTGGATTAAAATGGCCCGGAAAAGAATTGAGTTCCAAGGACTTCCAGCACGCATTTGCTGGTTAGGCTACGGCGAACGGGCAAGATTCGGCAAAATCATCAATGATATGGTCGCTAGCGGCGAGCTGAAGGCTCCGATCGTGATTGGGCGCGACCATTTAGATTCGGGCTCTGTCGCTTCACCGAACCGTGAAACGGAAGCAATGAAGGACGGCAGTGATGCAGTTGCAGACTGGCCAATTCTAAACGCCCTTATCAACAGTATCGGCGGAGCAAGCTGGGTGTCTGTCCACCATGGAGGCGGTGTTGGAATGGGTTATTCGCTCCATGCAGGTATGGTTATTGTCGCAGATGGGACAAAAGAAGCAGAAAAACGACTGGAGCGCGTTCTTACAACGGACCCAGGAATGGGTGTAGTTCGCCATGCCGATGCAGGTTATGACATTGCCATTCAGACAGCAAAAGAAAAAGGCGTCTATATTCCAATGTTGAAATAG